The genome window GCCTATCAGAAGGTGGTGGCCGGTGTGGCCAATGCCCTGGCTCACAAGTACCACTGAGACCCTGGCCTATTTCCTGGTGACCACTGGAAGACCCTGTTTCCCTAAATTCTGTCTTCTGAACTGGGGGAAATAAAGTCCACCATCAAGGGTTGGGTTTCTGCCTAATAAAGAACCTTCAGCTCATCTTTCTGATgcatttcacttattttattttatgttattatttgtCTGGGTATATTGCACATCCCTGAGGGTCTGTAGATAGGAtgttttcctgtcttgttccAAAAGCTCCAGGGAAATTGGAATGGAAGGGGACCATACACCATACACATCATCGGTTGTTGACACTTCTCCCTGCAGAGCATAGACATGGTCAAGAAGGTTTTAAATATAGAGAGAATACTGGCATTAAAGGGCCTCTGTGGAAGACTTGCAACCTCAGGCACAGCCCTCAGGCTAATGCTTTGACCTGTTTCCTACAATTAGTGAAAAAGCTGGTGCTCAAATAGAGACATAATGAGTGGTCAAGGCATTGATGTGTTTCCTTttcccctgcttcccttgcctgcaGTGTTGCCAGCAATAGCCTGCTCCATCAAGTGTGCCTGCTCTGAGGATTATCCTCCCTCTTTTACTTGCCCCAGACTCGTCCATAAATAATGcctgcccccaccttcccttTCCAGACGAACTACACGCTTACCTGTCACCTGTGACCCCTTGCACCCTGGCCTGAATGCACTTTCCAACATTGTCCAAGAAAATCTTTCCAaactcttcccctcttcccatttttcacatttcttcttaACCCTCACATTCATACCCTATGCTGTAAAAACTCTGCTGCCTATTTCATACTGTCCAATGGGACTACCATGCCTTGTGACTTTCCTTCATAAGCAGGAGATGAATATTTACTAACTGAAGTGGTTGGTgagggaatgaataaatgaatgagtgattaaTCTCTCTTGGAACTACTGGAACTAGAGGACAATCTGAGCCAGGGACCATCGGAGAGAAGTCCTTTTGATTGATGCTCCAGTacacaaagaggaaaggaaacactGACCAGACATTTGCTTTCTGTTTGGAGCCCGTTGGACATTTGGTCTTATGAACTAATGCCTTGTATATTTGTAAAGGCTCCCAGACTGAAGCCTACACTCTGATTCTAGGATGTACAGTTTCAAATTTAACTTGAGAAAAATGTCTCTTTGCCATTCATGAGAAAATTGAAGAGACACCCTCTGTTAGATTACTAGGTTGTGATTTTCAAAATTGTAAGAATATTGTTGCCaaggagaatgatttttttttttttttttttttttttttagcaatttgtATTGCTGATGGGACTTAGGGACCTAGAGAGACGACAGCAGGTCTGAATTCAGACTCATAAGCCAGTGTCAGAACTGCCAAGAAGAGGAATGGCAGTCGCAGAACCACACCCAGTCATGGGCCAATCTCACAGCCACAGGGAGGGCAAGATCAGGGCTGGGCGCAAATGGAAGAGCAGGGCCAGCTACTGCTTCCACTTGTTTTTGACGCAGCCACGTTCCCTAGTAATCACAAACAGACACCATGGTGCATCTGAGTGCTGAGGAGAAGGCTGCTGTTTCCAGCCTTCAGGGCAAGGTGAAGGTGGATGTTGTTGGTGGTGAGGCCCTGGGCAGGTTGGTCTCCAGGTGGCAAAGCAGGCTGATGAATTGAAGCTGGGCTGGCAGAAATGGCTCAGTCCCCTGGGTTTCTGACAGGCTCTGACTCCTCTGCCCTCTGTGCTGTTGTCACCCCTCAGGCTGCTGGTCGTCTACCCCTGGACTCAGAGGTTCTTTGACTCCTTTGGGGACCTGTCCTCTCCTGATGCTATTATGAACAACGGCAAGGTGAAGGCCCATGGCAAGAAGGTAGTGAACTCCCTTATTAATGGCCTGAAGAATCTGGACAACCTCAAGGGTGCCTTTGCTAAGCTCAGTGAGCTGCACTGTGACAAGCTGCATGTGGATCCTGAGAACTTCAAGGTGAGTCTGCGGATCCTCAgtattctccttcttcctttttatggtCAAGCTGATGGTATTCAGAAAGTGTATGGGCATTAGGTGCTGTTTAGAGTGGAAGGAGGTATTCTAATAGCATTAGTATGGAGTCTTCAGGactgtggttttttggttttgttctgatTAAACTTTCGAGTGTTcatttacaaagtgctttcaaTCCATTCCAAATCATTTTTTCTAATACCTTTTCCATTgtcttttcctttgaaaataaggAGGATAAAATCTGATTGCTCCTTTGCCTAGGTGGAAAgaataactataataatttaaGCTTGGCATTAAGGCAGAAGGCTAGAAACATTTCTAAATGTAAAATCAGGCTAATATGGTTGAAGTCACATAGAGAATAACATCCGAGATCCAGCTCTTTCTGCTTATATTCTAGGGGCACAGCTTGGGGTTACGGATGGGGCTGGAAAATGCTGAATCTCAGCTGAGTTTATTGGCTAACCAGGCTCATGTCTCTTGTCTCCTCCCCACAGCTCCTGGGCAACGTAATGGTGTGTGTGCTGGCCCGCCACTTTGGCAAGGAATTCACCCCACAGGTGCAGGCTGTCTTTCAGAAGGTGCTGGCTGGTGTGGCCAATGCCCTGGCCCACAAATATCACTAAGCTCCCTTTCCTGTTTTTCAGGAATAGTCCCTTGGTCCCCAGAACCCAACACCTGAACTTGGGGAAATTGTAAAGTGCTTTGAGCACCTGGCTCTTGCCtaataaagaacatttcttttcattgcaaTGGTTTATTTAAATTATCCCTGTGTCTCTCACTGGAATTGTTCAGGACATGGGAGGGCAAGGAGtttaagacataaagaaatgagGGGCTAGTTCAGATCTTgggaaaatatatctatattttggACTCCATGAAAGGAGAGGTTTAAATAGTCAAACATGTGGGAAACAGACCCTGCAGACAATTTTGACTTTCCCTTAGAAAAGGATTCAGGATGACGCTTGATTTAGGGTCTAGATTTTtcctatcatttatttaaatcaaatcTTTATTTAGCTTTGCTTTTATATGTCCTTCTTCTCCCCAGTTGTCCAGAACCTCATAACCCTCAATCCACTAAGCTCTTCTGCCTGAATGCACCACTGTTGCTCTCTGATTTTCCTACAAGTTTTGCTGTCCCCTTACTCATCCTCCCCATCACCCTTATCTTGGTTCCCTCCATCCTCTTACAGTGGAGACCAACATGAAGTTCTCACATAGCAGGAGAGGGAGTTTCAGAGGCTCTTCCTTAGTGCCTTTCATGGTCTGCATTGAAGTAActggtaatattttgttatatatgaCTAAGGCAAATGTGAAAAGGAACTTTTGGCAGCTTGATATTCACTGCTGTCTTGCAATCTCATCATGAGTTTACACCAAATGGCATCCTCTTCTTCTGAAAATGCTTTAGCATGTATAGCCAGGAAATGATT of Mustela nigripes isolate SB6536 chromosome 1, MUSNIG.SB6536, whole genome shotgun sequence contains these proteins:
- the LOC132023604 gene encoding hemoglobin subunit beta-like, producing MVHLSAEEKAAVSSLQGKVKVDVVGGEALGRLLVVYPWTQRFFDSFGDLSSPDAIMNNGKVKAHGKKVVNSLINGLKNLDNLKGAFAKLSELHCDKLHVDPENFKLLGNVMVCVLARHFGKEFTPQVQAVFQKVLAGVANALAHKYH